A segment of the Collimonas fungivorans genome:
TGGGCATGGCCTGCGCGATTGCCATATCGGCAATCCTGATGCAGCCGCTTCCGGAAATATCGATGTGAACTGCACGCCTGCCACGATAGTAGCGCGTTATTCCGTAAATAGCCGCTGCCAAACACAGCAAGGCCAGAGCAAGGCGCTCGGGTAACGCCAGATCGCCGACGCCGCCGGCGGCAATCAGGACGCCTGTCGATGCAGCCAGCAGGCATTGCAGGCTAACCAGCGCTGACAATACCCTGGAGGGCTGGATCACGGTTGACAGGGAGATCGACATCGTGACGAACTTAAAACGAATTTCGAACCGGCATCCGCGGAAGCCGGTTCGAAGCCTGCAGCAAAAGTCTAGATTTTGCCAAAAACCAGGGTGCCATTCGTGCCGCCAAAGCCGAATGAGTTTTTGACCGCGATGTCTATTTTCATGTCCCGCGCAGTATTGGCGCAGTAATCAAGATCGCATTCAGGATCCTGGTTGAAAATATTGGTGGTCGGCGGCGAGATCTGATTGTGCAAAGCCAGCACGGTAAACACCGACTCCAGGCCACCGGCGCCGCCCAGCAAATGGCCGGTCATCGACTTGGTCGAATTGACCACCAGTTTGTAAGCGTGGTCGCCGAAAGCCGCCTTGATCGCTTCCGTTTCGTTCTTGTCGCCCAGAGGGGTCGACGTACCGTGCGCATTCAGGTACTGCACCTGGTCAGGGTTGATGCCGGCATCGCGCAAGGCATTGCCTACGCAGCGACGCGGACCGTCCAGGCTTGGCGCAGTCATGTGGTAAGCATCGCCGCTCATGCCGAAGCCTAGCAGTTCCGCGTAAATCTTGGCGCCACGCGCCTTGGCGTGTTCGTATTCTTCGAGCACCAGCACGCCGGCGCCCTCGCCCAATACAAAACCGTCGCGGTCCTTGTCCCACGGACGCGAGGCGGTAGCGGGATCGTCATTACGCGCCGACAAGGCACGCGCCGACGCAAAACCGCCAACCCCCAGCGGCGATACGCTGGATTCCGCACCGCCGGCGATCATCACGTCGGCATCGCCGTACTGGATCATGCGGCCGGCTGCACCGATACAATGCAAGCCCGTGGTGCAGGCAGTCACGATCGCCAGATTCGGTCCTTTCAGACCGTATTTGATCGACAGGTTGCCGGAAATCATGTTGATGATCGATGCCGGGATGAAGAACGGACTGATCCGGCGCGGGCCGCGAGCAGTCAGTTCGGCATGCGTTTCTTCGATCAACGGCAAGCCGCCAATGCCGGAGCCGATGATGACGCCTATCCGCTCAGCATTAGTTTCAGTTACTTCCAGGCCACTGTCTTGCATCGCCTGCATCCCCGCCGCCATGCCATAGTGGATAAAAGTATCCATATGCCGTGCTTCTTTGGCGGGAATGTAATCTTCGATATTGAAGCCCTTCACTTCTCCCGCAAAACGCGTGGAAAAAGCGGTGGCGTCAAACTTAGTGATGGCTGCGATCCCTGATTTGCCTGAGATAATCGCACTCCACGCATCGGCAATCGTATTGCCGACCGGTGAAATGCAACCCAGGCCAGTGATCACAACGCGACGTTCACGTGTGCGGCTCAAGCGGTTCTCCTGGATACATTCAAAGCTTGCTTAGGCCTTAACGTGAGCCGTAGCGTAATCGATAGCCTGTTGCACTGTAGTGATCTTTTCAGCTTGTTCGTCAGGGATTTCCATTTCGAACTCATCTTCCAGCGCCATCACCAGTTCAACTGTATCGAGCGAATCAGCACCCAGGTCGTTGACAAACGACGACTCGGTCTTGATGTCAGCTTCTGCGACGCCCAGTTGCTCAGCGACGATTTTTTTAACGCGTTGTTCGATATCGGACATGTGATGCCTCCATTAGGTTACAGAAAGTGCGCGCATTTTAGCAGGTTTGCGCATTGAAAATTTACTTTCGACATTAGTCTTTAATATTTAACAAAACTACGTCAAAAGCTTCTAAATAGGTACAACTTACATTTAACAACCGTAGGGTGGGCACAAATGCCCACGCGAACCCCGGCTTCAAATCACAACTGATGGGCACTGCATGCCCACCCCACAACTTGCTTCAGCTCACGCTTCAACTCATATACATGCCGCCATTTACGTGCAAAGTGCTGCCCGTAATGTAGCCGGCCTGCGGCGACGCCAGGAAAACCACAGCCGCCGCCACGTCTTCCGCGGCGCCCAGCCGTCCCAGCGGGATCTGCTGCAGCAATGCCGCGTGCTGCTCTTCACCCAGGGACTTGGTCATGTCGGTATCGATAAAACCTGGCGCAACGCAGTTGACCGTAATATTGCGGCTGCCGATCTCGCGCGCCAGCGCACGGCTCATGCCGGAGACCCCGGCCTTGGCAGCAGCATAATTCATTTGCCCGGATTGCCGGCCGAACCGACCACCGAAGTGATATTGATGATGCGGCCATGCTTGGCCTTCATCATGCCACGCAAGACGGCGCGCGACAAACGCGCCACCGCGGTCAGGTTGGTGGAAATGACGGCGTCCCAGTCCTCGTCCTTCATGCGCATCGCCAGCTGATCCTTGGTGATGCCTGCATTATTGACAAGAATCGACAATCCGCCGAATTCCTTATGCGCCAGCTCGACCGCCGCCGCACAGCCGGCTGCATCGTTCACATCCAGCACGATGCCGCGGCCATTGCCCGGCTGGCTAGCCTCCAGGTATTCGGCGATTGCCGCCGCACCAGCCTCGGAAGTTGCCGTGCCGACCACTTTGGCGCCACGCTGCAGCAACTGCAACGCAATGGCCCGGCCGATGCCGCGCGATGCGCCGGTAACCAAAGCTACCTGGCCACTCAAATCCTGCAAAACGGTATTTGGTAAAGTCACTTGAAAGTCTCCAACATTTTATCCAGCGACGCCTGGTCGACAATCATGTCGCCGATCAGGCTGTCATTAATACGCTTGGTCAAGCCAGCAAGAACCTTGCCCGGACCGCATTCCACCACATGGGTGACGCCTTCGGCGGCAATTTTCTGCACCGTTTCCACCCAGCGCACCGGGCTGGCTGCCTGCCGCACCAGCGCATCCTTGATGGCTGCCGGATCATTGACGATGGCGACATCGACGTTATTGATCAGTGCAATCTGCGGCGCGGCAAAAACCAGGTCTTGCATGTATTCACGCAAACGATCCGATGCCGGCTTCAGCAACGAGGAATGAAATGGGGCCGATACCGGCAATGGCAAGGCACGTTTTGCACCTTTTTCCTTGGCAGCAGCGCAAGCCCGCTCTATCGCTCCCTTGTGGCCGGCGATGACCACCTGCGCCGGCGCATTGAAATTCACCGCCTCGACGATTTCGCCCTGGGCAGCCGCCGCGCAGACCGCACGCACGTCTTCATCCGCCAGACCCAGAATAACCGCCATGCCGCCCTGCCCGACCGGCACCGCTTGCTGCATCGCCTGTGCCCGGAACCGCACCAGCGGCACAGCATCCTTGAACGCGATCACGCCGGCGGCGACCAGCGCCGAATATTCGCCCAGGCTGTGCCCGGCCACCAGCGCCGGCGCCTTGCCGCCGGCAGCCAGCCAGGCCCGGTAGCAGGCGACTGCTGCGGTCAGCATGACCGGCTGCGTATTGGTAGTCAGGTCCAGCTCTTCTTTCGGCCCTTCGGCAATCAGCTTGCCGAGATCGAACTGCAGCGCCTCGGAAGCTTCTGCGACAGTATCTTTTACTACCGGGTTATCGGCAAAACCGTTCAGCATGCCAACGGCTTGCGAACCCTGGCCCGGAAAAACAAACGCGAATTTATTCATGCCTTACCTAAATGGGTATCAAATTTATCAAACAGCTTGCCGCGATGCCATGACCGCAGAGCGGGCCGCGAGCAACGCTTCCGCACTCAAGGTCCTTACATGCGGGCCAGGATGGCGCCCCAGGTAAAGCCGCCGCCTACGCCTTCCATCATGACGTTGTGGCCGGGCTTGACGCGGCCATCGCGTACAGCCTGGTCCAGCGCCAGCGGAATCGAAGCTGCCGAAGTATTGCCATGCTGGTCCACCGTCACCACCATGCGCTCGTTGTCCAGGCCCAGTTTGCGGGCGGTGCTTTGCATGATGCGGATATTGGCCTGGTGCGGAATCAGCCAGTCGATCTCGGAAGCCGACATGCCGGCTATCTGCAAGGTTTCGTTGGCGACTTTTTCCAATACCGAGACCGCCAGCTTGAATACTGCCTGGCCGTCCATATACAAATAAGCGCTGCCCTCGACCACGCCGGAATTGACCTTGCCGGGAACGCACAGGATGTCCTTGTGGCGGCCGTCGGCATGCAGCTTGGTGGCGAGAATGCCTGGCTCGGCGGAAGCTGTCATGACTACCGCTCCGGCGCCGTCGCCAAACAGCACGCAAGTGGTGCGGTCTTCAAAATTCAGGATGCGCGAAAAAACCTCGGTGCCGATCACCAGCACGTTCTTGTGCGCACCGGACTTGATGAAGCTGTCCGCGATCGACACTGCATACACAAAGCCGCTGCACACCGCCTGCACATCAAAGGCCGCGCCGCCGTTGACGATGCCGAGCTTTTGCTGCACTACGCAGGCAGTGCTGGGGAAACCGCCGAAATGATCGGGAGTCGAAGTAGCGACGATCACCAGGTCGATATCGTCGGGCTGCATGTGCGCCATGTCCAGCGCCTGCCTGGCTGCTGCTACCGCGAGATCGCTGGATTGCACATCGGCTTCAGCGTAATGGCGCGCGGCGATGCCGCTGCGGGAGAAAATCCATTCATGCGATGTCTCTATGCCCTTCGCGGCAAGCTGCGCAGTGAGTTCCTGGTTGCTTACCCGTTTCGGCGGCAAATAGCTGCCGGTACCGACAATTTTGCTATATGTAGTCATGCTGTCTTTTGTTGGGTTGATTCAGTATTAACGATTTCGCCCGATCCGCCATCCGCAGTGTCGGCCTGCGGCATCAGCTCCGCAATCGTGGTCGCAATACGAGACAATACATCATATTTGGCTGCATCGAATGCACGCTGTATGGCCCACTCGTAGCCATAGGCGTCGGCGCCGCCGTGACTCTTGAAAACCAGTCCGCGCAAACCCAGCAGGCTGGCGCCGTTATAACGCGAAGGATTCAGGCGGCGCGAGATGGCCTTGATGGCGCCGCGGGCGATGACCGCGCCCAGCATGTTCAGGATGCCGCTCTTGAATTCAGTCGTTAACACCGTCTTGACGAAACGGCCCAGGCCTTCGGAAGCCTTGAGCGTGACATTGCCGACAAAACCGTCACAGACGACGATGTCGGTAGTGCCTTCGAAGATATCGTTGCCTTCGACATTGCCGTAGAAATTCAGGATGCCTTTTTCATGGTCGGCGCGCAGCAGTTCCGCCGTCTGCTTGACCACTTCATTGCCCTTGATCGCTTCTTCGCCGACATTCAGCAAACCGATCGTCGGCCGCGGCTTGCCTTCCATGGCCGACACCAGGGCCGATCCCATCAAGGCAAACTGGTGCAGGTGCAAGGCTTCGCAATCGACGTTGGCGCCCAGGTCGAGCATGTAGGTCGGACCATCTTTCTGGTTAGGGAGAATGGTGCAGATCGCCGGGCGGTCAACGCCGTGCAAGGTTTTCAGAAGATAGCGGGAAACCGCCATCAAGGCGCCGGTATTGCCAGCCGACACGCATGCCTGCACCTGCTGGTCTTTGACCAGGCGCAGGGCGACACGCATCGAGGAATCTTTTTTGCGGCGTAACGCGGTTTCGATGGAATCGTCCATCGTCACCACTTCCGATGCATGGTGCACCGATAAACGCGGATGGGAACTGGCCTTGTGCTTTTTCAGTTGCGCCCGGATTTCTTCCTCAAGGCCAACCAGCACCAACTCGGCCTCAGGCTCGCGATTGGCAAATGAAACTGCGGCAGGAACGGTAACCGACGGGCCGTGATCGCCACCCATGCAGTCGATAGAAATTTTGATTGTCATTGTTTTGATTCAGTGCCTACTCTAAGCCGTATTATGAGGCAGATTGGGCGCGATTCAAAATGACGCAAGGAATTATTCTGCATACAAAAACGGCGCCCTGAGAAACTCATCGCGCCGCCTTCGACCTGCATCGCAAGAACAAGTAAGTATTACTCGTCGTTCTTGGTCTTCAACACTTTACGGCCACGGTAAAAGCCGTTCGGGCTGATGTGGTGGCGCAGATGCGTTTCACCAGTCGTTGGCTCGATAGCCAGCGGAGGTGCAACCAGAAAATCGTGGGCACGGTGCATGCCGCGCTTGGATGGGGTCTTCTTATTTTGTTGAACTGCCATGATAACTCCTGCTTTCTTAAGATCTTAAAGTTTAACATATCCAACCCTCAGAACAGGGAAAGGCTGGATATTCCTGCCGCGTTTGTGCGCGGATTTTACTACCTATTGCCACACCTTAGTCACACGGAATCACATTCATGTGAAAATCAGCGCGACAAATTTACCGCAATTCTTTACTAAATCCATTTACTGCCGCTGCTATTTACTGCTGCTTCAAATTCTTGAGCATCGCGAACGGCGACTCTTTCCTGGCGCTCTTCAAGCCCTCAAGCGCAGACTGGTCCGGGCAAACCGGATGCTTCGGCGACAGCGGCAAGGCCAGCAGAGCCTCATCCTCAACCAGTTCAACGATATTCAGTGTTTTAGTGCCGACGATGACATCAATCTCGTCATTATCAAGCAGCGCATCGATCGCATCGGCGCTTTCTTCGTCTTTTGCCAGCACCAGAACCGATTCCGAATCGATATCGAAAGCGAACGGCGTCAGGCAGCGCTGGCACATGATCTTGGTCGAACCGCTGACAGTCAGCGTCAGTTGCGGATGTCCCAACTGATCGGCGCCGCCAACCAGGATCCAATGCAGGGTGCCGGAGCGATCCGCAGTCTCAGCCGAGAGGCGGCTCAGATCGGCCACCAGCACATCGCCTTCACGGCGCTCTTTATGGCGGGCATACTCAAAGGCGTCGATGACAAAAGCACTCATAATATAGCCAAACCCAGCCGAACCCGGAAAACCTGCGATAATAACAGCCTTTTCCCTTATTCGTCAAAGTGTTAGCGCGTTTTCCGCACTTTGACCGCCATTTGCCGGGATTTTACCGTTCTGCAATCGCAGAAACAACAAATAAACAATAAAAACCATGGCTTCTTTACAACAAACCATCTCTTCCAAGGCATCCCTGCCGCGCCTGATCCTCGGCTCCAGCTCGAAATACCGCAAGGAATTGCTTTCCCGGCTGCACATCCCGTTTGACGTGATCGTCCCGGATATCGACGAGACACCCCATCCCGGCGAGAGTCCGCAAGCCACCGCCCTGCGCCTGGCCCTGGAAAAGGCGCGCACGGTGGCGCTGGCGGCGCCAAATGCGCTGGTGATCGGCTCCGACCAGGTGGCGACGCTGGATGGCGAGCAGATCGGCAAACCCGGCAATCACCAGAACGCCCTGGCGCAACTGCAGAAGATGCGCGGCCGCCGCGTCATTTTCCACACCGCGCTGTGCCTGTGGGACAGCCGCCACAGCCGCCACAGCCAGCCCGAGCAGGCCGCGCAGATAGAAAACATCCAGACCTTCGTCACTTTCCGCGACTTGCCCGACGCCGAGCTGGACGCCTACTTGCGCATCGAACAACCCTATGACTGCGCTGGCAGCGCAAAAAATGAAGGGCTGGGCATCGCCATTCTGGAAAAGATCGAAAGCACCGATCCCACTGCCCTCACCGGTTTGCCA
Coding sequences within it:
- the rpmF gene encoding 50S ribosomal protein L32 produces the protein MAVQQNKKTPSKRGMHRAHDFLVAPPLAIEPTTGETHLRHHISPNGFYRGRKVLKTKNDE
- the acpP gene encoding acyl carrier protein, with protein sequence MSDIEQRVKKIVAEQLGVAEADIKTESSFVNDLGADSLDTVELVMALEDEFEMEIPDEQAEKITTVQQAIDYATAHVKA
- a CDS encoding flagellar hook-length control protein yields the protein MSISLSTVIQPSRVLSALVSLQCLLAASTGVLIAAGGVGDLALPERLALALLCLAAAIYGITRYYRGRRAVHIDISGSGCIRIADMAIAQAMPTAKQIPSPAKLLEGTTLWSHLLLLRLRLDSGSVRTIAILPDCVSHDTFRNLSVACRWIASQSRPNAGK
- a CDS encoding beta-ketoacyl-ACP synthase III gives rise to the protein MTTYSKIVGTGSYLPPKRVSNQELTAQLAAKGIETSHEWIFSRSGIAARHYAEADVQSSDLAVAAARQALDMAHMQPDDIDLVIVATSTPDHFGGFPSTACVVQQKLGIVNGGAAFDVQAVCSGFVYAVSIADSFIKSGAHKNVLVIGTEVFSRILNFEDRTTCVLFGDGAGAVVMTASAEPGILATKLHADGRHKDILCVPGKVNSGVVEGSAYLYMDGQAVFKLAVSVLEKVANETLQIAGMSASEIDWLIPHQANIRIMQSTARKLGLDNERMVVTVDQHGNTSAASIPLALDQAVRDGRVKPGHNVMMEGVGGGFTWGAILARM
- the fabF gene encoding beta-ketoacyl-ACP synthase II; the encoded protein is MSRTRERRVVITGLGCISPVGNTIADAWSAIISGKSGIAAITKFDATAFSTRFAGEVKGFNIEDYIPAKEARHMDTFIHYGMAAGMQAMQDSGLEVTETNAERIGVIIGSGIGGLPLIEETHAELTARGPRRISPFFIPASIINMISGNLSIKYGLKGPNLAIVTACTTGLHCIGAAGRMIQYGDADVMIAGGAESSVSPLGVGGFASARALSARNDDPATASRPWDKDRDGFVLGEGAGVLVLEEYEHAKARGAKIYAELLGFGMSGDAYHMTAPSLDGPRRCVGNALRDAGINPDQVQYLNAHGTSTPLGDKNETEAIKAAFGDHAYKLVVNSTKSMTGHLLGGAGGLESVFTVLALHNQISPPTTNIFNQDPECDLDYCANTARDMKIDIAVKNSFGFGGTNGTLVFGKI
- the plsX gene encoding phosphate acyltransferase PlsX, which gives rise to MTIKISIDCMGGDHGPSVTVPAAVSFANREPEAELVLVGLEEEIRAQLKKHKASSHPRLSVHHASEVVTMDDSIETALRRKKDSSMRVALRLVKDQQVQACVSAGNTGALMAVSRYLLKTLHGVDRPAICTILPNQKDGPTYMLDLGANVDCEALHLHQFALMGSALVSAMEGKPRPTIGLLNVGEEAIKGNEVVKQTAELLRADHEKGILNFYGNVEGNDIFEGTTDIVVCDGFVGNVTLKASEGLGRFVKTVLTTEFKSGILNMLGAVIARGAIKAISRRLNPSRYNGASLLGLRGLVFKSHGGADAYGYEWAIQRAFDAAKYDVLSRIATTIAELMPQADTADGGSGEIVNTESTQQKTA
- a CDS encoding YceD family protein, yielding MSAFVIDAFEYARHKERREGDVLVADLSRLSAETADRSGTLHWILVGGADQLGHPQLTLTVSGSTKIMCQRCLTPFAFDIDSESVLVLAKDEESADAIDALLDNDEIDVIVGTKTLNIVELVEDEALLALPLSPKHPVCPDQSALEGLKSARKESPFAMLKNLKQQ
- the fabD gene encoding ACP S-malonyltransferase, encoding MNKFAFVFPGQGSQAVGMLNGFADNPVVKDTVAEASEALQFDLGKLIAEGPKEELDLTTNTQPVMLTAAVACYRAWLAAGGKAPALVAGHSLGEYSALVAAGVIAFKDAVPLVRFRAQAMQQAVPVGQGGMAVILGLADEDVRAVCAAAAQGEIVEAVNFNAPAQVVIAGHKGAIERACAAAKEKGAKRALPLPVSAPFHSSLLKPASDRLREYMQDLVFAAPQIALINNVDVAIVNDPAAIKDALVRQAASPVRWVETVQKIAAEGVTHVVECGPGKVLAGLTKRINDSLIGDMIVDQASLDKMLETFK
- a CDS encoding Maf-like protein; translated protein: MASLQQTISSKASLPRLILGSSSKYRKELLSRLHIPFDVIVPDIDETPHPGESPQATALRLALEKARTVALAAPNALVIGSDQVATLDGEQIGKPGNHQNALAQLQKMRGRRVIFHTALCLWDSRHSRHSQPEQAAQIENIQTFVTFRDLPDAELDAYLRIEQPYDCAGSAKNEGLGIAILEKIESTDPTALTGLPLIALTGMLRRAAFPFFRLPIFTK